Proteins from one Chitinophaga oryzae genomic window:
- a CDS encoding 5-formyltetrahydrofolate cyclo-ligase, with product MITKKDIRKHFLEQRLNLPDATAADLNERLLANARQLDFQGVRYLHLFLPISEKKEVDTWPLARWLRLQHPDIQLVLSKADMKTGDMYHYAWHTHTVLVKNRFGIPEPENGEPVQPETIDLVLVPLLAFDRQGQRVGYGKGMYDRFLQQCRPDVRTVGLSLFGPIDGISDADSWDVPLQTVVTPDVIYQFNFKQP from the coding sequence ATGATCACCAAAAAGGATATACGAAAACACTTCCTCGAACAGCGCCTGAACCTCCCGGACGCCACGGCGGCAGACCTGAACGAACGGCTGCTGGCCAACGCCCGCCAGCTCGATTTTCAGGGAGTGCGCTATCTGCATCTTTTCCTTCCCATCTCGGAAAAAAAAGAAGTCGATACCTGGCCATTGGCCCGATGGCTGCGGCTACAACATCCGGACATCCAGCTGGTGCTGTCAAAGGCCGATATGAAAACCGGCGACATGTACCACTACGCCTGGCATACCCATACGGTACTGGTGAAGAACCGCTTCGGCATCCCGGAGCCGGAAAACGGTGAACCCGTGCAGCCGGAAACCATAGACCTGGTACTGGTGCCGTTGCTGGCTTTCGACCGGCAGGGCCAGCGGGTAGGCTACGGCAAAGGGATGTATGACCGCTTTCTGCAGCAATGCCGCCCGGACGTGCGTACGGTTGGCCTGTCGCTGTTTGGCCCTATCGACGGCATCAGCGACGCGGACAGCTGGGATGTGCCCCTGCAGACCGTGGTAACGCCCGACGTTATTTATCAGTTTAATTTTAAACAACCCTGA
- the lpxK gene encoding tetraacyldisaccharide 4'-kinase, producing MLKLLSYLKILLYPFSLLYGLVMWVRNRFYDKGVLTAVEFDLPVIACGNLSVGGTGKTPHVEYLIRLLKDQFRTATLSRGYNRRTSGYLLADEHSTAADIGDEPMQFHTKYPDIKVCVGEERMLAIPQLLGEEPDTQVILLDDAFQHRSVKPGMNILITEYNRLFTRDHVVPFGRLREGRSGYQRANCIIVSKCPPDMSLAEKAALEKEINPLPGQRLFFTTLQYGALFDMTTRQPVNVPASASVLLACGIARPEPLLEKLQQQFQQVYLLAFPDHYYYSEKDIAKIKKERDDLPGTQKMVITTEKDAVRLHLLQKELAEQNLQIAVMPVEISFLFGEAESFNNFIFDYVARQLPAFGQ from the coding sequence GTGCTGAAACTACTGAGTTATCTTAAAATACTGTTATATCCTTTCTCCCTGCTCTATGGCCTTGTGATGTGGGTCCGCAACCGCTTCTATGATAAGGGTGTGCTCACCGCCGTGGAGTTCGATCTCCCGGTAATTGCCTGCGGCAACCTGTCGGTAGGGGGTACAGGAAAAACGCCGCATGTGGAATACCTGATCCGCCTGCTGAAAGACCAGTTCCGGACAGCCACCCTGAGCCGGGGCTACAACCGCCGTACCAGCGGCTACCTGCTGGCCGACGAACACAGCACCGCCGCCGACATCGGCGATGAGCCCATGCAGTTCCACACGAAATACCCGGACATCAAAGTATGCGTAGGGGAAGAGCGGATGCTGGCCATCCCGCAGCTGCTGGGCGAAGAACCGGACACACAGGTGATCCTGCTGGACGATGCTTTCCAGCACCGGTCTGTGAAACCCGGCATGAACATCCTGATCACCGAATACAACCGGCTGTTCACCCGCGATCACGTCGTCCCCTTCGGCCGCCTCCGGGAGGGCAGAAGCGGCTACCAGCGCGCCAATTGCATCATCGTGTCCAAATGTCCGCCGGACATGAGCCTGGCTGAAAAGGCCGCGCTGGAAAAAGAAATCAATCCGCTGCCCGGCCAGCGATTGTTTTTTACTACCTTGCAATACGGCGCATTATTTGATATGACAACCCGTCAGCCCGTGAATGTTCCTGCATCAGCATCGGTATTGCTCGCCTGCGGCATTGCCCGCCCGGAACCGCTGCTGGAGAAGCTGCAGCAGCAGTTTCAACAGGTTTACCTGCTGGCGTTTCCTGATCATTACTACTATTCGGAAAAAGATATTGCTAAAATAAAAAAGGAAAGAGATGACCTGCCAGGAACCCAAAAGATGGTCATCACCACGGAGAAAGATGCCGTAAGGCTGCATCTCCTGCAAAAAGAACTGGCAGAACAAAACCTGCAAATAGCTGTTATGCCAGTGGAAATTTCGTTCCTCTTCGGAGAAGCGGAATCATTTAATAACTTTATTTTTGACTACGTGGCCCGGCAATTGCCCGCCTTTGGTCAATAA